ATGTTGGATGTCACCTGTggacaatatataaatagtgcctgtttgggagggtaacagttgaaattgacaccccgagaaaaccattgtcaaccgacctcgacttcgcgtcggttgacaatggttttctcggggtgtcaatttcaactgttatcctcccaaaaaGTCGaggtcggttgacaatggttttctcggggtgtcaatttcaactgttatcctcccaaacaggcactgtttattttgttatactgaatgtcttaactttaaagaaaacatcggaataacgtgaattctaaggcgaaccgtacgtgcatgattttcgcgcatgtaacaattcgtaatgttacccgttgctaagtgcgttgctaacgctgagggtaatagaacagattatgaactgtgtctaaaccaatcagatttcagtatttaacatgaaagtataacaataatgtATAAAGCCTGCAAGTTTGCATGTCGACATTATAATTCATGCATGGTGACATTCTCTGTACTGCATATAGGGACAGATGTATGCCATCATACATTATGGGACAGAGCAGAACCTTACTCTATTCCCTGGTGGTAGGTACAATGGGAAGAAGACTGCAGACATTTGGTACATGCAGGGAAGCGTAGCAAAATTAAGGATTAgagattttgttattttctatttGTTGAGTTCGTTTGTATTAAAAACTACTTATTTTTGCAATATAAGAATTGacatatgtatttttgtttcaCATGACttcttcatcttcttcttcttctatgTATATATTGTCCGTAgtattttggtaaaaataaaaataaaaaggcaGTCTAAGCGAGATTCAGTCTCTGAAATCGCCGGCACAACAAAACCAGGAAGTCGTTTCAGATCGTCTGGCGTTAGACGGGTTCGTCGCGAGCATTTGGTCCAAAAATAGATGACACATTATTTGCAACCCCAGAAGATTCGTCCCGCGATGAAATATGAACACGATGTTTGATGTAATCGGTTTATACAGTTTCCACTATAATTTCAAATACCGCATATATGCGACAATTATGCAATAAGTACtcggagaaaaaaaatcaaaatgcttgactaacaattgatgatatagaattttttattgcacatattgtttgataatcatatatttacttttaatgagtatacattttttctcctttatttcttaaaaaggagacAATGCTTGATCAGTTATCTACAATAACTGATAAGAAGCGCAGCGAAGCTTAATTGTTACacgtatataccggtatatataagaaaatcagtgaaaaatagAAGTTgcatcaggggtactaagggcAGAAAAATTTTCTTCTACTCATGGGCGCCGCAAATTAACTCATTCAATAAATGAGTGGAGCTTTTCTATGCTTATTGTCTCGCCGTTTAAATATAGTTGTCTTATTCTATAGTTTCGATGTTTACTAAAACAGCACGGACTGAGGCCAGACTTCCATCATAAGCCCATGCGATATATTTCTGcagtcagtcagtaacaaatctaataattaattattttaacatgtttaacgTTACATGAGCTGGcacataatttatataaaaatatattttacatatatttcaatatcTAAAATTATTTAGTTTCATCACTGGTTCGTTGACGAATGAACATATTTCACATAGTTAATTCATAGTACTTTGCGAATGACACTTTTTAGTACAAGTTAATGTTGCATTAAGCAATCCACTGTACGACTTAACATTAGCGAAATTGCGCCGTCTGTGATTTTCGTAAACTTCCTGTCAGTGTCAGGTAAggtgaatttttcttttatcaaatgaaatatttacgtACGTAGtgtaaaccattttattttttctttgtaagaGACAGACGtttacattaataaaaataaaatgatacagtTTTATCTTAACTTTTAGTGAACGACAAGTCGACAACCTTGtcggtttttttatttgctacatTGTATCTCATTCtggaattttaaataatatttgcatGAAGTAGTCTGTGCATATTTGTAATTCAGTAAACTACTTTATATTTGTATACGCAATcagttttctaatttttattatCACTATCAGATCCAATCTGAACTCTGGTGTTTTTCTACTCCATACAAACacgtgtaaaaaaaataataataaggacATGCGAACCTGCTTTATAAAAATCTTATCATCTTCAACTGTTAATGAGATgtaactttttaatttaaagttgcctaaattatatattttgtatttatggtTATGAAGACTGTAATAATTTGGCCTGAGTAGCTCAGTGGTAGATCTCTTTACTGAAACGGCTGGGGTCCCGAGTTTGATACCCCgttcaatcatattttcaaagtacATTTGAAACAAATACTTACAGAGacaattatttttctcttttaaaggAGAGGGGTGCATATGtagtacaataaatcaatttacatCTGCTGTGATTGTAAATCAATCTTTTGGATAAAAACccaatgattaaaaaaagacataTCGATTGcgtatttaaatttaatttaaatttcctgCAGCCATGAGAGCTACATGTACCATTGAAATTTATTCTGGTTTGTTTCATCAACATTATCAACACCAGTACAGCTATTCATAACATTCAATCTATACTAACAAGTTGTGGCAAATATGGAACAGTATCCATATGAAACTGTTCTGCTCTTATGACACACAGCATGTTCGGCGACTTGAAGAATgcattacagtaaaacacggttataatgAAGTGCCAGGGACAGGCGATTTTGCTTCATTATATTCGTCAAGTTCACAACATATAATATAGTCATGGGGaataaaaatcactttgctgtaagcatcaatttattataagcgtgtttgctataaccgtgttttactgtatttgcaTAATCTAAAAGTGGAATTATGGGAATATTGTCAACAAATGTCAAAGATGATAGAATATATCTACTTTTGTTATTGCGACATAATAATTTGGAATATAGAAAACGGTGAGTGTATTTTAAAACATCCCGATTACACTTAACTTTTGAAGTTGTAGACGTAAAGAATTATGACTTGGTTCGAACATTTACCCGGGtgtcatttttcaacattgaatattgaaaccaaatttttgaataaagatttttaaagttatttgttgCAAGATTGCAAAAACTTAGAGGTATAAATCAGTGTTTAATCCAGAGCAATATGTATACTGTATGTGTGATTCATAATAGATGGTGTGAGGTCAAAGtaactgaaatttttaaatgtaatacaaAATATGCCTACGTTATGTCAGCCTTCAGTTAATCACAAATTGGCAgggaattcaattttttaacttCAAACGTGTTTTAAAGCTGAATTATGTTGTTTTTCTTCAACAAAGTATGACTAAATGTAATCAGTTAAATAGTCTgaagaattcaattttttaacttCAAACGTGTTTTAAAGCTGAATTATGTTGTTTTTCTTCAACAAAGTATGACTAAATgtaatcatttaatttaaacCACTTTATTAGTTCAAATGTAGATTTTAAttgactttccttcccctttgAAAATCAGTAACTTACAAGTTTTACCTTAAGAGCTGACTACCACAATTGCATGTAAATTCTAATGCATTCATTTCAAAGACATGTACATTATGTAGAAATAGATTCATATTAAAGTAGGCTTGCTGATGTAGTTAGTGTCAGTAGACTCCTTTAGAAATGATATGTTTATGTAGAGCACACATTTCATGACACATGACACATCATTTTCAAATTCTATATTTAACACTAGACTGTAAAACTCATCAGTCTCAGTTTCTTTATGTGTGGCTCATAGCTTGGAAATTACATGTTCTGTATATACCGATATACATATggaattaatcaaaattttgtcaGTTCACTGTTGATGCATTAAGGTAGGAATTTGATACAATAATCCATCTATGCTTGAAGtgattcatgtatatgtataatcaatatatatacatgcactgCAGCTATCAAATATTTGTGACATTGCCAGTAGTGCATTGTATGACCAATACCagttgataaatatatattctaaaatatattttgtgaaatgttcaatttcttttttaaggaaagaaaattttaattctaaattttCCAAGTTTATCCTcacattgaatttaaaaatatttttttttattttttaaagccaGATTTCTGCTATACACATCATAAGGTACAATTTTAATTGATCTATAGTTCTATACAAAAATGGCAGACTGATAAAAGTGGATATCATGTCAGCTACCTCACTACCTGGTGTGATGATTCATAATTTAGAGATTACAAGATTACTAACTTGTTTCTATTTCTGTTTGCTCCTACTTGCAGTGTTAAATTCAGTGCTTTTTGTCATCAAGCggtatgataaataaaaactgaaatcttTTATGAAACTCTCTTCATGATTCATCCTCATGCATgcattgaaaatgtatatatttatagtgAACAATTTTTGGATGCATgttcttttctaaatatttcCGGAGATTTAGGTGCCGTCTTATGTAATCAGATAACACTATAGATAGtggatttattataaaattcaaacaaaagcATTTCCACAATGCATACAAGTATTaattattcctatgtaaataaaaaattggaaattttgacatttgtttgcaaaatgcaaatatgaaaaaaaagcttTTGAAAGTGTAAAGAAGGAAACTTTTAATCTTTGTAACCAGGAAATTCATACTGTTAAATCCTCCTCAATCATTCCTTGATCCACGCTGTGGACAATAACTGCACAGGGAAACTTCTCAGCTTTATTGCTCAGGCAGAGTTCTTCCTTCTTAATTTGCAGTCATGTAAAATGCGGTAACATCACAGCAGCCTCAACCGAATTGGCTATAGGAAGTATTTAACCCTTCCTGATCCAAGGAAGCCCGTTGATGGCAGATGTTTTGTACTACAGCAGTGACCCCCTTCAGCAGCTGTATGGAGAGGTTATCTCTACCAATCTCTGACTAATAATGCTCTTTTTCTTTCTCACAGACCTGGAAAGGACCTTATCTTGCAACACAAACAAAGCTTTTGATGTGAAAATAAGAAGCGACTAGGGCTGCCTTTTCCCATCTTGTAATAGAGAAATTAAAGGTTTTTTGCTGTAAGgtaaagtgatattttatggATTTTGTAATTTACTGTGCATATTCTGTATGCCCTAactattaaaatcaataaatgaattGTATGATATTCTATATTCAATGTCGGTATTTGAATACACAGTCTGACTTCCAACCCTGTGTATTAGATGCACTGGTAGGTTATTTACAACTGGTATCAAGTACAGGAGATATTCCCAGGAACAAATGTATGGTTGAAATTTCTCGTAGGTACACGCACTATAGGAATGTCTGGTTTTGTCACGGTATGTTGTAAACAAGTGTTCAGAAGTATTATTACTCTAAAACACCCTTTGTAGGGTTTACCctgattattttgtaaattttactgTTCAGATTTGCAGTATTTGAGTCATTTTCATGTCTTACATTTTTGGGGTTttggtttgggtttttttttttcttcgaaaaTCCATatgtaattattacatgtatgtggtgGCATTATACAACATGTATTGATTTGAAAATCTTCATTGTGAAACCAACGTCTATTGATTCTGCCTCAGAGTTGAAATACATAAGACTGGCTGTTGTGTGCTCTAACCAATTCACAGGCTGAtgatcaatttttatatatttcagttCAATGCAATCACAGATGACCACATGACACTGGGTCAATGGGGGCATGTTATTCGAAATCAGGTCATGATGTAGATGTCGCAAAGAAGAAATCCCCTCACAGTAAGAAAAACAAGAATGGAATTAACTTGACCATTGAATACAGTCCAGTAAGGTCTCCCAACCACGATGAGGACAAATTATCCATCTTTGATGAAAAGGAGGCAGAAAATGACAGAGTTGTCTTGGAATATAATGGAAATGTAGAAGGACAGTGCCTCTGCAGTGCAGATAATGGCAATAGTAAGGTTGTGTGTAGTGGGAAGTGTGCTAGCTGTGATGGTGGCAATACTGGTGACTTATTGCCCTCAGATGAGGTTGTAAGCTCAGATTCTAAAGTGACTAGTAAGGTCGCTTCAGCATCAGACAGTGGCATAGAGAGTCTACATGCTCAGGAATCACATCACTCTAGTCAAACTCTCTGTGATAAAACCAAGCCATATCAAATCGGTGACGAGGAAGAAACGCTCGCGAGCCTTAAAAACGAGAATCATGAAAATCACGGTGAGTTTCCTGCTCCTTCCACGAGTAGACCCAATCGTTTTTCTGAAATTATCTATCTCAAATCCAGTCTCAAAAAACCAGGTGTCCACTCTGGTAGATGTAGCAGACTGTCCTGTAAATCAAGTGACAGTTTAGACTGGACTGCTACTCTCATAAATAGCCTGGACCGGTGTCGAAGTGAAGCCTCAGAATTTTTTTGTGATGACTTTAACATAACAGCCCCTCTCGCTGCATTTGATTCAATAGATTTTATGAGCAGTGCAGGTTCTCTCTTGCGGAACAGATTGAGTAGAGCTAGCATTGTTGACCATAATTCTGAtacatttcaatttcaatttgatttttctggAATAGAAACCGAAGGAGCAGAGGCGAGCTCAGTGCCGATCTCACCTGAGTCGCTACCATGCTCGCCAAAAAAAGCAGTCAGTCCAGATGGCGTGAATCTGGAGCTGATTAGCTCAAATCGAACTTCACAGGAGCTCAGGTAAGTCTGACAGGTAACTAGCCAGGCAGGGATCCAAAGTCTTCACTGATTGGAAGGTGGTGTGGGTCGTAGGGTTACTCGGAAGGGGTATTGTTATGTATACGTGATTAACAAAATGTGTATGTGTATGGTCAAAATTTATGggtaaatcaatttaaaattatttgtattaCATTCAAAAGGGAATGAatcattaaatgtttttaacaagaaaTTAAATGGTGACGGATTGAATTTGCACCGCTATGAAGTGGTTTTGTAATGTTACACTGATATTAACAAAATTAAGCATAAAGTCGCAGTACAAAATTATACTCGGAAAGGAAATATCATTTGTTGGTATGAAGAGAAGACTTTGCATTCGTCATTGCCTGACATGATTTTCTCTGTGATGTTGTCTATCCTGCACAgcttaatatatatttctattgttttcttataatatttaattactgtttgatttctgttaaaagaaaaacactTTTTAACATTCATCCTTAAAATGTAAATCATTAttgttatattaatttattttattaaataaaggcGTAAATAAATATTACTTATCTAAGACATGTCATGTTTAAGTGCCTATTGtgattgtatataatatattctgAATCCTGACAGCTTTACAAGCTTTACTTATTGTGAACTCTCATCTCTGTAGACAGGGCCTCATGTATACCCTGTCAGAATGCTAGAAACTCAAATGCTAGATACTCTACACGTACAGCATTCTATACATTTGTAATCTGTTATCCTTTTATTTATTCCTTAAAATTAATCTGTGCCTGATGATCtgtaatatttcattgatatttcaaCGGAAAAAAGGGTCattcttttatattttcatcttcattttgaaatagatctaacaaaaattaaagtaaGCTACACAGggctttttatatttttagttaTTAAGTAAGTGTATTACTATGAAGTTTTGCCTAGTGTTATGAAGCAGGcagtattatatttctgttgtggttttttttgtcTGTCAAGTGAGCTTCTGTTCTATCAGACAACTTGTTGTACATGGTTGTGCTATTTTTACATGTCTGTCTATAGTGATATAAGTGCACAGTTCTCATCTAAGATTGTTGAATACATTATCATCCTTTTTACATACTGGTATAATTGTATAAGCTATAGTATAAATCAATTTACTGATATCATCACTGTATGTCGAGGGTTTATGCTCAAGTTGTATACTGATACTTTGTCTTGATCTGCTCTTAGATAGTTTTTAGTCAAAGAGGTTCCCCTCCCTTACATTTATCAAGAAAACCATCCACTGATCAAATGTATTTCCAAGGGGTCTACCATAGAATAGGccatacacatatacatgtacatgtaatgcagACTGGCTTATATCCAGTTTATATCCAGTCCCTTCATCAACTCATCAATTTGTCATGGCCCTGCATAACTAAGTATGATGATGTATTGGATTTTGACACTTTGGGCCACTCCTTACATCACATCTGCGTAGGGAATATCGATGAGGGTCTAAATCATTGAATGAGACAAAGTGATAATCAATAGTCGTTTATATGCACATCAAGGCTCTTCTTACAGTATGTTGTATTGTTCTCTTGGAATAGATTGtgacatacatatatacatgtgctTGTATATGTCATGGTCTtcaacttctttaaaaaaaatatgttattatgGAAGAACTTTAATTTTTGTGTCTTGcttattaatttacatgtagtaaacTAAAACTGGCTTATTCTGAATCTGCTCTATTTTCTGTGTGTATAGGCCTCGGTCAATCATGAAAGTGTAAGTAAACGGAGGTTCTGGTACAATGCATCTTGGGAATGTTGAATGCAttatgaccccctccccccaaatcCCTCCCAGCTTGTAGGTCATTTTGTTAACAGGAAAGAGGATTTTATATGTAGGGAATTTTTGGAAATAATCTAAGCGATGGCAAGAAATATTCTATTCAATTTAATAGGATCTGGCAACAGAaacaatttttctgttttatttgtttgttattaaaaaaaaaaaagaattatggcAGTGCATGGTTTTATAAGTTTTGCTGGTGTGTTTATGAGATTATCTTGTTTTTGGATACTAAATAGTGATAGATTTGCtttgaaaatattgttaaaattttattttctctccACATATTCATATCACCCTTTTAATCATGCATACCTAAtaagttttttaaagttttgttttcttttttaactgaGTGGTTGTGATAGCAAGTGCTGTAGTTATAATTTTGATAACTTCAATTATTTTGTAGTTTAGTTTTTCTATAATAAGTTTAAACTTAAAAGTAagtttgaaatttgaacaaataatatgtatatactggtttaatttatttttcattccaaAACATTTTCATAATCTGAGTGCATGCCTGCTTGATTTTACACTGATTTGAGTTCTTTATGCACTgtatttcatcttttttaatttgaaactgAAAAATTGAATTGCTTGTTTTGCACTCCAccttggatattttttttttaaatttatattcacaaattttatttgaattataaatgGCAAATACCAGTATTCACTATCAGTAAAAACTGATTTCCAAAGGTTCAGAATTTGAGAATTTGAggttgagaagattttttaaaaaaatattctaataaaTAATTGTGTAGTAAATCCTACCTTTGCAGGAGATTTGATTCAGAGGCCAGTCTGGAGT
This portion of the Magallana gigas chromosome 7, xbMagGiga1.1, whole genome shotgun sequence genome encodes:
- the LOC105345447 gene encoding uncharacterized protein isoform X2; the protein is MGACYSKSGHDVDVAKKKSPHSKKNKNGINLTIEYSPVRSPNHDEDKLSIFDEKEAENDRVVLEYNGNVEGQCLCSADNGNSKVVCSGKCASCDGGNTGDLLPSDEVVSSDSKVTSKVASASDSGIESLHAQESHHSSQTLCDKTKPYQIGDEEETLASLKNENHENHGEFPAPSTSRPNRFSEIIYLKSSLKKPGVHSGRCSRLSCKSSDSLDWTATLINSLDRCRSEASEFFCDDFNITAPLAAFDSIDFMSSAGSLLRNRLSRASIVDHNSDTFQFQFDFSGIETEGAEASSVPISPESLPCSPKKAVSPDGVNLELISSNRTSQELRRFDSEASLELASTFPRLQEVRTMQMDGRDVVVIDVETYSHIMEELAMLKMKLSQLTDFLQEQDLLQLDSSNSRADLSSLNQSLENLMEAASPKKY
- the LOC105345447 gene encoding uncharacterized protein isoform X3; its protein translation is MGACYSKSGHDVDVAKKKSPHSKKNKNGINLTIEYSPVRSPNHDEDKLSIFDEKEAENDRVVLEYNGNVEGQCLCSADNGNSKVVCSGKCASCDGGNTGDLLPSDEVVSSDSKVTSKVASASDSGIESLHAQESHHSSQTLCDKTKPYQIGDEEETLASLKNENHENHETEGAEASSVPISPESLPCSPKKAVSPDGVNLELISSNRTSQELRPRSIMKVRFDSEASLELASTFPRLQEVRTMQMDGRDVVVIDVETYSHIMEELAMLKMKLSQLTDFLQEQDLLQLDSSNSRADLSSLNQSLENLMEAASPKKY
- the LOC105345447 gene encoding uncharacterized protein isoform X1 → MGACYSKSGHDVDVAKKKSPHSKKNKNGINLTIEYSPVRSPNHDEDKLSIFDEKEAENDRVVLEYNGNVEGQCLCSADNGNSKVVCSGKCASCDGGNTGDLLPSDEVVSSDSKVTSKVASASDSGIESLHAQESHHSSQTLCDKTKPYQIGDEEETLASLKNENHENHGEFPAPSTSRPNRFSEIIYLKSSLKKPGVHSGRCSRLSCKSSDSLDWTATLINSLDRCRSEASEFFCDDFNITAPLAAFDSIDFMSSAGSLLRNRLSRASIVDHNSDTFQFQFDFSGIETEGAEASSVPISPESLPCSPKKAVSPDGVNLELISSNRTSQELRPRSIMKVRFDSEASLELASTFPRLQEVRTMQMDGRDVVVIDVETYSHIMEELAMLKMKLSQLTDFLQEQDLLQLDSSNSRADLSSLNQSLENLMEAASPKKY